The following proteins come from a genomic window of Corallococcus sp. NCRR:
- a CDS encoding gluconate 2-dehydrogenase subunit 3 family protein — MARARSLPPKLSRRTFIQRLTFFGGGVVLLGGVACKRSKEAEAKKAPEPTGTTSAGQALRTFSAFEYAVVAAATERLIPRDEDPGAQDADVALYIDRILETQGLESMHRDFLQGLSALERRAQRMFQKGFAQATPAQQDELLAIFKDSPAGSGEAHFFELLMTLSLEGFLGDPSYGGNKGRVGWRLMGFDTVGTLAMAPPEGYDGPKCLRECGGHHP, encoded by the coding sequence ATGGCTCGCGCGCGTTCGCTCCCCCCGAAGCTGTCCCGGCGCACCTTCATCCAGCGGCTCACCTTCTTCGGCGGCGGCGTGGTGCTGCTGGGCGGCGTTGCGTGTAAACGTTCGAAGGAGGCGGAAGCGAAGAAGGCCCCGGAGCCCACCGGCACCACCTCCGCCGGCCAGGCCCTGCGCACCTTCTCCGCCTTCGAGTACGCCGTCGTCGCCGCGGCCACGGAGCGGCTCATTCCCCGCGACGAGGACCCGGGCGCCCAGGACGCGGACGTGGCGCTCTACATCGACCGCATCCTGGAGACGCAGGGGCTGGAGTCCATGCACCGCGACTTCCTCCAGGGCCTGTCCGCGCTGGAGCGCCGCGCGCAGCGCATGTTCCAGAAGGGCTTCGCGCAGGCCACGCCCGCCCAGCAGGACGAACTGCTCGCCATCTTCAAGGACAGCCCGGCCGGCAGCGGCGAGGCCCACTTCTTCGAGCTGTTGATGACGCTCAGCCTGGAGGGCTTCCTGGGCGACCCGTCCTACGGCGGCAACAAGGGCCGCGTGGGCTGGCGCCTGATGGGCTTCGACACCGTGGGCACGCTCGCCATGGCGCCCCCGGAGGGCTACGACGGCCCGAAGTGCCTGCGCGAGTGCGGAGGCCACCACCCGTGA